One genomic region from Nymphaea colorata isolate Beijing-Zhang1983 chromosome 10, ASM883128v2, whole genome shotgun sequence encodes:
- the LOC116262227 gene encoding kinesin-like protein KIN-14A: MGEPKNRWSWEVPGFEPRKSFEFGDEQRDRPPAPPARRYSLSATTLPRADVAPRRALSVKIQKLKEQVSHAREEYLELRQEASDLQEYSNAKLDRVTRYLGVLAERARKLDQAAFETQAKISPLILEKKKLFNDLLTAKGNIKVFCRTRPQFEDEGPSIAEFPDDYTIRISLANDTVATPKRDFEFDRVYGPHVGQGELFQDVQPFVRSAFDGYNVSLLAYGQARSGKTYTMDGSNHERGLYMRCFEELFDLSNSDSPPISKYKFYVTMFELYNEQVRDLLLSSDIHQSKVCMGSPDSFVELVQEKAENPVDFSRILKTGIDNRGADVSRCRVSHLVVTIHIQNSMLVTGESMYSKLSLVDLAGSDGVLDEGATGERVTDFIHVMKSLSALGDVLSALTTKKDVVPYKDSKLTELLSDSLGGSSNTLVIVNICPNHSTISETLSSLNFSARSRSAELSLGNRDTIKKWRDVANDSRRELYEKERENQELKQEIMFLKKSASEANDQCLLLFNEVQKAWKVSFTLQADLKTENTILMDKQKVEKEQNSQLRNQVAYLLQLEQDQKKKIREQDSLVHTLQAKIKNIESQLEETLQSSGSRSMTVSESDTPGTMSTSKDTKGIADPSEMTRKLEEELSKRDELIERLHEENEKLFDRLTEKSSYGGAAKVSSPASRSLVGHPVDNLNRREAPKGLPTDVASLRSESERFDGSVALVKSGPDKVKSTPAGEYLTAALTEFDPDQYDSLATIADGANKLLMLVLAAVIKAGAAREHEILAEIRDAVFSFIRKMEPKRVMDTMLVSRVRILYIRSLLARSPELQSIKVSPVERFLEKAHSGRSRSSSRGSSPGRSPVHYDSGYRTSIIDEHVHGFKVNIKQEKKSKFSSIVLKLRGIDQETWRQHVTGGKLREITEEAKNFAIGNKALAALFVHTPAGELQRQIRTWLAENFEFLSVTDGDGIGGGSGQLELLSTAIMDGWMAGLGSAQRPSTDALGQLLSEYTKRVYTSQLQHLKDIAGTLATEEAEDSAQVNKLRSALESVDHKRRKILQQLQSDSALLSKEGGGSPIRNPSTAAEDARLASLISLDGILKQVKDITSRASQNVLTKSKKRTLLASLDELSEQMPSLLDIDQSCALRHIADARSTVESVTEQDDNVHGDAKAFHVHQSENAVLGMESHVTQWNVLQFNTGSTTPFIIKCGANSSSELVVKADAKVQGGAKGSEIVRVVPRPSVLTDMGLEEMKQLFEQLPESISLLALARTADGTRARYSRLYRTLAMKVPSLRNLVVELEKGGALKDVKS; the protein is encoded by the exons ATGGGGGAGCCGAAGAACAGGTGGAGCTGGGAGGTGCCGGGGTTCGAGCCCAGGAAGTCGTTCGAGTTCGGGGATGAGCAGAGGGATCGACCACCTGCGCCTCCCGCGCGCCGATACTCGCTCTCGGCGACCACCCTCCCTCGCGCTGACGTCGCTCCCCGGCGCGCTCTCTCTGTGAAGATCCAGAAGCTGAAGGAGCAAGTCTCG CATGCAAGAGAAGAATACTTGGAGCTGAGGCAGGAAGCCAGTGACCTGCAGGAGTACTCCAATGCAAAGCTTGACCGTGTCACACGTTATCTGGGTGTTCTTGCAGAGAGAGCTCGTAAACTTG ATCAAGCAGCTTTTGAAACTCAAGCAAAAATTTCACCACTAATCCTTGAGAAGAAGAAGTTGTTTAATGACTTGTTGACAGCCAAAG gaAACATAAAGGTCTTTTGCCGCACAAGACCACAATTTGAGGATGAGGGCCCCTCCATAGCTGAGTTTCCTGATGACTACACTATTCGCATTAGTCTCGCTAATGATACTGTTGCTACTCCAAAGAGAGACTTTGAATTTGACAGGGTCTATGGACCTCATGTTGGCCAAG GTGAGCTATTTCAAGATGTTCAGCCTTTCGTACGATCAGCATTTGATGGATATAATGTTTCTTTGCTTGCCTATGGGCAAGCACGGTCTGGGAAGACATACACAATG GATGGATCAAACCATGAGCGTGGATTGTACATGCGCTGTTTTGAGGAGCTATTTGACTTATCCAATTCTGATTCACCTCCTAtatccaaatataaattttatgttaCCATGTTCGAGCTTTACAATGAACAG gTTAGGGATCTGCTTTTGTCATCCGACATTCACCAATCAAAGGTTTGCATGGGATCTCCAGATTCATTTGTGGAACTAGTACAGGAGAAGGCAGAAAATCCAGTTGATTTCTCTAGAATATTGAAAACAGGGATTGATAATCGTGGTGCAGATGTGTCAAGATGCCGTGTTTCTCATCT GGTGGTTACAATTCATATACAAAATAGCATGCTGGTGACAGGGGAAAGCATGTATAGCAAACTTTCTCTTGTGGACTTAGCTGGAAGTGATGGTGTACTTGATGAGGGTGCTACAGGGGAACGTGTGACAGATTTCATACATGTTATGAAATCTCTTTCTGC ACTTGGAGATGTTTTGTCCGCTTTAACCACAAAGAAAGATGTAGTGCCATACAAGGACTCAAAGCTTACTGAATTACTTTCAGATTCACTAG GTGGGAGCTCAAATACCTTAGTGATTGTCAACATCTGTCCTAATCATTCAACCATATCGGAGACATTATCATCCTTGAACTTCTCTGCTAGGTCAAGAAGCGCGGAATTAAGTCTAGGAAATCGGGATACTATTAAAAAATGGCGAGATGTG GCTAATGACTCACGCAGAGAATTatatgaaaaggaaagggaaaaccAGGAGTTAAAGCAGGAGATTATGTTCCTAAAGAAATCAGCTAGTGAGGCCAACGACCAGTGTCTCCTACTATTCAATGAAGTGCAGAAGGCATGGAAAGTTTCCTTTACTTTGCAGGCCGATTTAAAG ACAGAGAACACCATTCTTATGGATAAGCAAAAAGTGGAGAAAGAGCAAAATTCTCAGCTGAGGAACCAGGTTGCCTACCTGTTGCAGTTGGAGcaagatcaaaagaaaaaaatacggGAACAAGATTCATTGGTTCATACCCTTCAG GCCAAAATTAAGAACATAGAAAGCCAACTTGAGGAAACATTACAAAGCAGTGGCTCAAGGTCCATGACTGTTTCTGAGTCAGATACCCCAGGGACCATGTCCACCTCCAAGGACACAAAAGGGATTGCTGATCCCTCAGAAATGACCAGAAAGCTTGAGGAAGAACTATCAAAAAGGGATGAACTCATTGAA CGTTTACATGAAGAGAATGAAAAGTTGTTCGACAGACTGACGGAAAAGTCTTCATATGGTGGAGCTGCAAAG GTATCTAGTCCAGCAAGTAGAAGTCTAGTCGGCCACCCAGTTGACAACCTTAATAG GAGGGAAGCTCCTAAAGGATTACCAACAGATGTGGCATCATTAAGATCTGAATCTGAGAGATTTGATGGGTCAGTTGCACTTGTTAAATCAGGGCCTGATAAGGTCAAGAGTACCCCAGCAGGAGAATATCTTACTGCGGCTCTAACAGAGTTTGATCCTGACCAGTATGACAGCCTTGCAACAATTGCTGATGGTGCAAACAAGCTCTTGATGCTG GTTCTGGCTGCAGTCATTAAGGCAGGTGCTGCTCGTGAGCATGAAATCTTGGCTGAAATTAGAGATGCTGTCTTCTCTTTTATTCGTAAAATGGAACCTAAAAGGGTTATGGATACAATGCTTGTCTCCCGTGTTAGGATTCTCTATATTCGGTCGCTGCTTGCAAGGTCTCCTGAGTTGCAGTCAATCAAG GTGTCTCCAGTCGAGAGATTTCTAGAGAAAGCTCACAGTGGGCGGAGTAGAAGTTCTAGCAGGGGAAGCAGTCCTGGCAGATCTCCAGTTCATTATGATTCCGGTTATAGGACTTCTATTATTGATGAACATGTCCATGGTTTTAAAGTGAACATAAAGCAAGAGAAGAAGTCAAAGTTCTCATCGATAGTATTGAAGCTTCGGGGAATTGATCAG GAAACCTGGAGGCAACACGTAACTGGTGGAAAGCTTCGGGAAATAACTGAAGAAgccaaaaattttgcaattggaaaCAAAGCTCTTGCTGCTCTTTTTGTTCATACGCCAGCTGGTGAGCTGCAGCGTCAGATACGGACCTGGCTTGCAGAGAACTTTGAGTTTCTTTCTGTTACAGATGGAGACGGCATTGGTGGTGGTTCTGGACAGCTGGAACTCCTTTCAACAGCCATTATGGATGGATGGATGGCAGGTCTTGGTTCTGCTCAGCGTCCCAGCACTGATGCCCTGGGCCAGCTTCTGTCTGAGTACACTAAACGGGTCTACACATCTCAATTGCAGCATCTTAAG GATATTGCTGGCACCCTGGCAACAGAAGAAGCAGAAGACTCAGCTCAAGTAAATAAGTTACGATCAGCTCTTGAATCCGTAGACCACAAGAGACGAAAG ATTCTGCAACAATTGCAAAGTGACTCAGCCTTATTGTCAAAAGAAGGAGGTGGTTCACCTATTCGAAATCCTTCTACTGCAGCTGAAGATGCACGGTTGGCTTCGTTAATATCACTAgatgggattttgaaacaagtGAAG GATATAACAAGTAGAGCTTCTCAAAATGTACTGACCAAGAGCAAGAAAAGAACATTACTTGCCTCCTTAGATGAACTTTCAGAGCAGATGCCTTCACTTCTCGACATTGACCAATCCTGTGCTTTGAGACATATTGCAGATGCACGTAGTACTGTTGAG TCTGTTACAGAGCAAGATGATAATGTGCATGGAGATGCAAAAGCATTTCATGTTCATCAATCTGAAAATGCTGTTTTGGGTATGGAGAGCCATGTGACACAATGGAATGTCTTACAGTTCAACACTGGCTCAACAACACCTTTCATCATCAAATGTGGAGCTAACTCCAGCTCTGAGCTGGTTGTCAAGGCAGATGCTAAAGTTCAGGGTGGTGCAAAAGGTAGTGAGATAGTTAGGGTTGTTCCAAGGCCATCTGTGCTCACAGATATGGGTTTGGAGGAGATGAAGCAACTGTTTGAACAACTTCCAGAATCTATAAGTTTATTGGCTTTGGCAAGAACTGCAGATGGAACTCGAGCTCGATACTCTAGGTTATACAGAACGTTAGCGATGAAAGTCCCCTCTCTCAGAAATTTGGTTGTTGAACTTGAAAAAGGTGGTGCACTAAAAGATGTAAAATCGTGA
- the LOC116263410 gene encoding mediator of RNA polymerase II transcription subunit 20a, translated as MPMKWILYWQPNSGTAINSQILTEVYQCVESMNATKGGRWKTSITLYKVILRDPNAPAEYARDFLGISLNEQPNKHYFILRGSRVVVEADSTILTIMEKLQSYKSRLSLFFEGIQYQIGDFQLRVGKVVLSHSENLKGIVMEVEYMPISSVEKSRQIMEEFLDIWQETLSKKSLPGHFVHNEANFADYGLADHYTSQHTAVQYVLVMGHLIAAVRG; from the exons ATGCCCATGAAATG GATTTTATATTGGCAGCCAAATAGTGGAACTGCCATCAACAGCCAAATCCTCACAGAAGTCTATCAATGTGTTGAAAGCATGAACGCAACCAAGGGAGGGCGATGGAAGACCTCAATCACTCTTTACAAAGTCATATTGCGAG ACCCAAATGCGCCTGCTGAATATGCTCGTGATTTCCTTGGAATCTCACTTAATGAACAACCTAATAAGCACTACTTCATTCTTCGTGGTTCACGAGTAGTGGTGGAGGCAGATTCAACGATTTTAACAATCATGGAGAAATTACAATCTTACAAATCCCGTTTGTCTCTTTTCTTTGAA GGTATCCAATATCAGATTGGTGACTTCCAACTAAGAGTAGGCAAGGTTGTTCTCTCTCACTCTGAAAACTTAAAGGGAATCGTTATGGAG GTGGAATACATGCCCATTTCATCAGTAGAGAAGTCCCGACAAATCATGGAGGAGTTTTTGGACATCTGGCAGGAAACATTGTCGAAGAAATCGTTACCAGGTCATTTTGTACATAATGAGGCAAATTTCGCAGATTATGGCCTGGCAGATCACTACACGTCACAACACACAGCTGTACAGTATGTGCTTGTCATGGGCCATCTCATTGCTGCAGTGAGAGGTTAA